In Myxococcales bacterium, the DNA window GCGGTTGGCCCACGCGGCGGTCGAGCCGAGCAGCATCGCTCCGAGACAGAACGCCGCGACCACGATGAAGGGCCCGTACTTTGCGAACGCCCCCGCGTGCATGCGTGAAATGGCAAACACCCGGAACGTCGTCGACCACACGAGGCCACCACCGGCGAGCGCAGCGAAGGCCAGCCGCGCAGCGAGCGCCAGGCGGGTACTGCGGGCGGCCAGGCGCAGGTGGATCTCCCGCTCGAGCGCCAAGCCCATGTGAATGACACACCCAAAGAGCGCGCCGGCCGCGACGTAGAGGCCGAAAACCGCGACGACCTGCCCGAGCTTCGGGTCGCGCTCCCCGGCGAAGCGCCACCACGAATCGACAGCGGCAACGACTGTGCCGGTGAGGACCGCCGCACTCGCGGTGTCGAGCAATGGGACCACGGCGGCGTGGGCAGCCCGGGTGGCTCGAGCGGTGATGCCCGAGCCGGCGTGAGAGGTCGAGCTCCACCTGCCGCCGAGCCGGCGGAGGTTTGCCACCAGCGCGGAGGCGCGGGGGGCCGGGAGCGATTCACGCCGATCGGTCATGTTCGGGTCGGGGCCGAAGCCGAGGCCGAGGATATGCCCGCACGCGGCGCAGTGCCATCGTCGGGTTCAGCGCAGCCCCGTCGCGACCCTCAGATCTCTTCTTCCGCGAACTCGTCGCTCTCGGGGATCTCGTCGACACCCTTGCCACCGCGCACGGGGATGGCCCGCGCGAGCGCGACCTTCTCCAGAGCCACCGCGAGGCCGTCCCTGTCGCTCACCTCGGGCAGGAACGCCTGGCTGCCGTCCCAGAGGTCGATCACGATACTGCGCGGCTGATCCAGGATGAAGCGGTCGATCTGGGGCCAACGATAGCGACGGATGCGGGGCCAGCCGAGCGTCACGTCTCGGTACTCGATTCCGTCGGGGCGGATGCGCACCCCGCGCATGCTCGCCCGCATGAGGACCGACAGCGCCGAGAGCGCGATCAGCGTGGCGAAGGTGCGCGAGCTGATCAGACGGCGGGGATCCTGCTCGACGATCCAGATGTGCAGATTGGTGTTGGTCGGACCCACGTGGGCCGCAACGACCACGCCGATCACGACCAGAGCCACGCTCAGGTAGATGACGGCAGGCAACATGAGCACGAACGGCGGAGCAAAGGACGTCTCCGCCGGTCGGTACGTCATGTCGAACCCAGGAGGACGCGACGGCCGAGCCACTGAGCATGAAACGTAGCGGCCTTGGGTTTCCTTGGAAAGCCGGTCGTCCCTTGCGTCAGCCCAGGCTTTTGGCTAGCTCAGAACACGCTCGAACGAAGCACGAGAGGCCAAGCATGAAGATCTTCATCGACAGCGGAGACATCGGCGAAATCAAAGAAGCCGCAGCAATGGGCGCCGTCGACGGCGTCACCACCAACCCTTCCCTGCTCTCGAAGGGCGGACTGCCCATCAAAAAGGCGATCGCGGCCATCTGTGAGGTCGTCGACGGCCCGATCTCCGCGGAGGTCCTGGCCACGGAGACCGCGCAGATCCTGGCCGAGGGCCGGGAGCTGGCGAAAATTCACAAAAACGTCGTCGTGAAGGTGCCCCTCATCCTCGACGGGCTGAAGGCTGTGCGGGTGTTCACGGCGGAAGGCATCAAGACCAACGTGACCCTGTGTTTTTCCGCGACGCAGGCGCTGCTCGCGGCGAAGGCCGGCGCCACGTACATCTCACCCTTCGTTGGGCGGCTCGACGACCTGGCCGAAGACGGCATGGATCTCATTCAGCAGATCGTCACCATTTACGACAACTACGACTTCGACACCGAGGTCCTCGTCGCCAGTGTTCGGCATCCGATCCACGTCGTGCAAGCCGCGCTGATGGGTGCCCACGTGTGCACCATCCCCTTCAAGGTGATCACTCAGCTCGCCAAACACCCGATGACGGATCAGGGCCTCGCCAAGTTCCTCGAGGACGCCAAGAAGATCCCGCGCGAGTGAAGCCGTGCCAGCTTTCGTTCGAAAGAGCGCTCGGCGCGCACCCGCGCTCGACGTGAAGCGCGTGCGCGCCGTCGCCACACTCATGCTCGGCGAGCTCGGCATCGCCGACGCGGAGCTGAGTGTGCTGCTCACGGACGACGCGCACATTCACCAGCTCAACCGCGAGTGGCGCCAGCAAGACAAACCCACTGACGTGCTGGCGTTCCCAATCGACGAGCGCGCCGGACGCGCGGCCCACGAAGCCTCGACCGGCGGACGCGACGTCGTGCTCGGAGACGTCGTGATTTCGTTGGACACGGCCGCACGACAAGCGCGCTCTCGAAAGCGGGAGCTGTTCGAGGAAGTGCGCTTCTTGCTCGCCCACGGGCTGCTGCACCTGATCGGTTTCGACCACGCCGCCCCGGAGGAAAAGCGAGCGATGGTAGCGCTCACGCGGCGCCTGGTGCGGCGAGTGAGCGCACCCGAACTTCGGCCGACACACGCTCGGGTGAGCACTCGGGGCACGAAGCGCGTGGGCCGTCGACCCCCAAAAACCCGGCGCGGCTAGGCTCCGCAACCTCAGCTCTCTTCCGCCGCGCGGGCCTCGATCCTGCTGGCTTTTTCGGCCGGACGACCGTGATCGAGCCCGGAGGCCGGAAAAAAAGCGCGTTTTTGTGTCTCGTGTGATCGAATTTCGCTTGAACGGCGTAAATTCCCTTGTTACCTGTCGCGTGCCTTGGACGGCTCTCACGGTGATCAAAAAGTCACGGGGTGGCCCAGAGGGCGGGACGCGGCGAAAAGCGTAGGTTTCATTAGGAGGCAGAAATGGCTGGCAAGAGGCTGACGAAGGCGCAGGTGGTTGGTGAGGTCGCGAATGTGACCGAGCTCGACAAGAAGAGTGTGAACCGTGTGTTCGAGGCGCTGCAGGAGATCATCCGCAAGCAGCTCTCGGCTCGCGGACCCGGAGAGTTCGTGGTTCCGGGCCTGGTTAAGCTCCGCGTGGTGAAGAAGCCCGCGACGAAAGAGCGCCAGGGCATCAACCCGTTCACCAAGGAGCCGATCACGATCCCGGCGAAGCCGGCGAGCAAGAAAGTTCGCGCGACCGCCCTCAAGGCGCTCAAGGATCTGGTTCAGTGATCGTCTGAGTTCGACGCTCGCGTGAGCGAGCTTCGAGCACGCGAACTGTCCCCGGCTCTCCACCGAGAGTCGGGGACAAGTCGTTTGTGGGTCACAAAACTCCGGCGCTCACTTCACGGTGACTTGTTGCTCACCGGAAGCGTGTTTCTGGCCGTTCGTGTCGACGAGCACCTTCACCGTGTAGTTCCCAGGTGCGAGGCGGACCGAGGTCGTCACGGTCGAGCTGCACATACAGCGGCAGGGAGTTCCGGACAGCACCTCGTTGAGAGTGACGACGTTGCCCTCGACCTTGGAGTCGATCTTCGATTTGAGGCAGCAGGCGTGGGAGAGCTCGTGCACCACCTGCACTCCACCGCTGACCGGAGCCACCGCCAACTCGGGTTTCTGCGCGGCCATCCCGCGCGAGCGCGGAGCCTGTTCGGTGCCGCCGGGGCTCGCCAGACAGCCGGCGACCTTGCTGCTCGAGGCGTTGAGGGCGCCCGGCAGCTCCGAAGAACCCTCGGTCGCAGCCTGGGGAGCCTCGCTGTTGGGTTCCGAAGCCGTGCCCTCGGCGGGGGCGGTCGGCGCTGGCGCACCGGTCGAGGCGGGAGCCGGATCGGGTGCGCCATCGTGCGCCGTCGGCGCCGGAGCGCGGGTGCAACCGATCACGAGAACCAGAGGAGCGAGCCACGCACACTTCATACGCTGCTCAATACCACGACCCATGGGCGCGGACCGAGGGCGCAGCGGCCCGGGGCGCGCTCAGGCGGAGGCGCCCCCAAGATGATTCGCGACGTGCATCGCGTGGAGCTGTTCGTACTCCGCGCGGCTGCAGGCTCCATAAGCCAGGTGGTCTTGCAGCTCCCCGGAGAAGGCATCGAACTTCGCCATCGCTTCGAGCAGGCGGGCTCGCGCGTCGGGCACCGGGAGGGCTGGGTCGAGCGCGGGGGCGCCCGGCACGGCGGCCCCGAGGTCGTGCCTCATGCGACCGGCGCTCAGGAACTTCGCCTTCGCCAGCCGGCCAAGGGTCGCTCGGAAGAATCCCGAGCGCAGCTCCGGATACCCGCTCAGCGAATACTCGATGCTCTGCGCACAGTGTTGCAGCACCTCGGAGTAGCTCCAGGCACCCGGCAGCGACGGCGTTTCCCCGAGCTGCTCGAGCAGCGCGCGGACTTCTCGGAAGGATCGGGTCGACACCGAAGGCACTATAGCCCGGCGCTCACTCCGGCGGGTAAGCTGCGCGTTCGGAGCATGGCGGGCAGGACGATTGCGATCGGAGACATCCACGGCGAGCTGAATCAGCTGCGCACGCTGATGGCCAAGCTGCCCAGACTCGACAAACAAGACACGCTCGTCTTTTTGGGCGATTACATCGACCGCGGACCCCACTCGAAGCAGGTCGTCGAGTACGTGCGTTACCTGCCGCGCATGCTGAGCGCGAAGATCGTGGCATTGCGAGGCAACCACGAGGACGCCTGGCTCAGGGTGCGCAAACACCGCTGGCCGGAGTTCGTGCGACCGCCTCACCATGGCTGCCTGCCCGCGTACCGCTCGTTCATCAACGCTCCCTTGGCGATGCACAACCAGGAGCCCATCGACGCGGAGCGGGATGCCTTCGAGAGTGGTCGCTTCTTTCCGCGGCGCATCGTCGAGTGGCTGGAGAACCTGCCGTACTGGTACGAGGATGAGCACGCGATCTACGTTCACGCGGGACTTCCCCGCGCGCCCCATGGGGGTTTCGCACACCCGAGTGAGCTGCCACATCCGCCGGTGCAGCTGCTCTGGCTCAGGGACGAAGACTTCTTCCGCAACTACCGCGGCAAGCGCGTGGTGGTCGGCCACACCAACACCGAGCTATTGCCGCCGGAGCTGTCTGCCTTCACGCCGGACGACCCCAAGGATCTCTGGTCGTACGAGAACGTCGTCGGCATCGACACGGGCTGCGGGCGCGGCGGGTTTCTGACGGCCGTCGAGCTGCCCTCGATGACCGTCCACGAATCACGCTGAGGCGCTGGCGTTCAACCGAAGCATCGAGCGCGCATGGAGCCTGTCAGCACGGAGGCAACGCTCGACGAGACGCTTCGGTCAGCCGCCGAGCTCGATCTGGCTCGGGCCCTCATTCTTCAAAACGCCAGGACTGCCAGGCGCTGGGACGTGCTCGGCGCCCACCGCACCGCCAAGAACGAACGTCGGCTCCGCGTGCTCGGACTCTCGCTCACCCTCGTCGGAGGGGCGCTTTCGCTGCTGCTGGCGCTGAGCTCGTCTCTGCGTCTCGGACAGCCGGCGCCAAGTCACTTGGCGCTGCTCGTCACGTTCGCCGTGTTGAGCATCGTGTTCTGGCGGCTGCCGCGCTTGCGCGCCGCAGGCGTGCGCCGCCTCGACGCGGTTCTGCGGGGTCGCGCCCGGCGAATCCTGGCCCGAGCTCGACCGGATGATCGCCTGCGTTATACCCTGAGCGATCATTCTCTGCGCTGCGAGAGCGTGGCGACTGAGACCCCAAAGCTGCGCTACGAACGCTCGACGTCACAGCTCCGCTACGCGCTGGCCGGCGAAACAAGCCTCATCCTGTTCGCCAGCAAGCAGTCGCAGAATCCGACGTCCGTGGTCCTGTGCAGCGCGTCCGAGCTCCAGCGCGCGCTCATCGCGCTCGGCGTCGAGCTCGAGCACTTGTCGAAGGACCTGCTCCCGCCGAGCACGCTGGAGCGCCCCTGGTGACGTGCAGCGTGTCTGACGGGCCCGGCCTCGCGGCTATCGCAGCATCGAGTCCGCAGCCGTTCGCTCGACGGGTCACGCGGAGCGCGCGGGCGGGGCGACCTTGCGCCGCCGGCGATACCAGCTGCTCGCCGAGACCCCACCAAACACGAGCCACAGGGGCAGGTCGCCAAACCGCACGAACGGCGTGGGTCCAGCCTCGCTGAGGGCGGGTGAGACGAACATGACACTCTCGGCGTCGGCAGAGCCCCGCTCGCGCACTGCACCGGTGGCGTCGATCCATGCCGGCACACCCAAGTTCACCGCCCGCACGAGGTCGCGGCGTGACTCGATGGCTCGCAGCACCGAGAGTCGAAGGTGAAGCTCCGGCTCCGCAGTGGGACCAAACCAGGCGTCATTCGTGACGTTCACCAGCAGATTTGGCCCAGCTTGCGCGACCTTGCGCCCCACCGCCGGCAGCGTGTCTTCGTAACAGTTCAAGACACCGATGCGTGCCGGCCCGCTCGTCAAGAGCACGACGTCCTTTCCCGGCACGAGCCCACCGGCGCGCGAGAACAGCTTGCGCAGAAACGGCAGGTGTTCTCCGAGCGGAACGGTCTCACCGAACCACAAGAGCTCCATCTTGGCCTGCGGCAGCTGGATGGTGCCGTCTGGGCTGACGACCGTGGTCGCGTTGTGTCCGGCTTCCCCGCCGGGTGCGTTGGTGATCAGGCCGAACAACACAGGGCCGTGGAGGTCGCGACCGAGAATTGCCCGCCGGCCACGCTGCATGCGGCCGGGAGCGTGATCGAGCACGAACGGATACGCGGCCTCGGGCCAGAGTGTCAGCACGGCGCCGCCGCGCTCGGACTCGCGGGTCAGGCGACGCAGCCGGCTGAGGATCAGCTCTCGGGCACCTTCTTCCCAGCGCAAGCGTGCCCCCACCGCCGCCTGCACGACGCCGAGTTTCAGCGTGGGGCGGAGCGCGTGTTCGGCGCGCACGCTCCGGATGCGAACCATGCCGTAGGCGAGCATCAGCCCGAACAGGGCCGCGCCCAGTACTGGCGAGACCCACAGCCGGCGAGGTCTGGCACGTTCCGGGTACAGCCAATGTTCGAGGGGCGACACGAACAACACGACGGCGACTCCGAGCAAGACCGAGACGCCCTTTTCACCCACCAGCTCTGCGACCTGAACCAGCGTCGTCCAGGGCGACAAGAGCCCGCCGGGGGTCCACGCGATCACGAACACCAGGCTCACCGCGACGAACACCCCGAGGCCGAATCCGAGCCGTGCGTCGAGCTCCGTCTCGTGTTCGACGTAACGCGCAAGCCCCATCCCGAGCGCCCAGGTGCCCGATTGGATGATGGCCAGAAGCACCAGGGCGACGACACCGAGAAAGAACCCGAGGTTGGTGAAGGTGACGATCACTCCGGGCACGAAGCGAAGCCCGACGAGCCCGGCGCTGGTCGCCCAGAGCGCCGCCATGAATGCCGCAGCGCGCGGGCGTTCCACACCACGAGTCGAGAGGAACAGACCCGCGAGTCCGACCAGCACTGCCGCGTAGAAATTGGTCGGTGGCGCCGAGAGCGCGAAGACGACGCCGCCCAGCACGGCGCACGCGGGCGGAATGAATCGCCGCGGAGACTTGGCGTCGCTCATGCGGGTTCTCAAGCTAACACGCCGTCAGCCCGGAGATTCCGCGCGCTAGAGCGCCGAACAGGTTGAACGTGGTTTGTTTTCCGGGACTTGCAAGGTGTTCGGCGCTCGCGCGCGGAGCGCGCACGGCCGAGGGCCGGGGGTTTGGGGCGCAGCCCCAACGTAAAGGTCCTAGAACACGAGCAGCGCAAGCTGATCGGTGTTCTAGGCCCGGACGCGACGAACGCGTGTCCCGGCAGTGGCTAGTCAGGGAGTGCTGGACGACTTCGGCGGAGGAGCTGCCCAGGCTCTTCGTGACCTGCTGCTCGAGTGCGACGTGCCGGCGTGGACGCCCCGCGACGCGCGGGAATGGTGGCGCGAGCACGGCACGAGCATCGCGACAAGCGGCACGCGGGTGAATCCCCAGGCGATGGCTGCTCTGGACGTGGACTTCGCGGGGCGGGGCTCCCGAGGAGCGTAGCTTCACGCGACACGGCCCCCCACGCTCAGCGACGGCTCACCGCCTCCAGCGTCCCAACGTGTTCGTAGGTCCCGAACTCCTGCTGTCCCCGGAACAGGAGCACCCGATAGACACCGTCGGCCGGGAAATCACAGTGCGCCTTGACGCGCGCCCGCGGGTTTGGCTCGTGAGCGCGAATGTAACGAGCGGCGGCTTCGAGGCTCGTCTCTTCGGCAGCGGGGATGTCCCGCACGACAAGGTGCAGCTCGACCGGGGCAGGCCAGCCCGGTGACACCGCTTCGGGTTGCTTCGGCGTCGGAACGCCCTCCCCGTCGGGGCCGCTCGATGGCACTGGCGACACCGCGTGGGTTCCAACCGGTGCGGGCTCGCTCGTGCTGCTGCCCGGAGCACCCGGCTTCGGCGTACCATCCGGGTTCGCGTCGGCGTCGTCCGCCAGCTTGGCGAACTGGTTCTCGTGGGTCATGCGGTGCAACGCCAAGAGTTGCTCGCGCTCGATCCGTACAATTCGGGACGGCGCAGAACCGCAACTACATCTGGCACAGCATCGTCGGCGTCCTCAAGAATCCCAGCTCGACGAACGGCGCCTACGAGCCGACCGAGCCCATCGTCGCCTCTTTGACGAAATGCTCGACTGCTGTCAACTCGGGCATGGGTTACCAGGCCCTCAGCATCCTGACGGGAGGTCTGCGTTTCCCGGTATGCGAGGGAACTGGCTTTGATGCGGTGTTCCAGAAGATCGCCGACGGCGTGGTCAAAGGAGCGAAGCTAGCGTGCGAGTTCCCCATGCCCGAGCCGCCCGTCGGCAAGGAGCTGGACTCGAAGACGATTCAAATCGAGTACACGCCCAGCAGCGGCGGCGGGACAATCAAGTTCGATCAGGTGGACAACGCAGCTGCCTGCAAGCCGGGCGCCTTCTACATCGTCGCGGGTTCGGACGCGGGCGGGGACGCCGGCAAGGGCGAAATCATACTCTGCCCGGACACCTGCAAGACGGTCCAGGGTGACGGCAAGGCCGACATCGAGATCCTCGCGCTGTGCAAGAGCGGCGGCCCGATTTGACTTGAAGTAGTCGCGTCAGCGTCGCTCCAATCGGCAACGTTCCACGGGCATCGACCGGCCGACGCTGGCCGCCGTGCCAGTTGTCACGTAACCTTGGGTCGTCCATGTGTCACCCACACACGGCGCCGAGGTGTGTTTGAGCGCCAAGGCGAGACGCGACGCCGAGACTCTACCCGCGGTGCCGAGGAGCGGCAGCGTGCGACCGCCAGAGAGCGGGCTCCTCGACGCACTGACCGGCGACTACCTCTCGCGTTATCAGGCCTCCGGCGAGACCAGCGTCGGCGGCATGGGGACCCTCACCCACCTGCACGACATCTGGCTCGACCGACGCGTCGTCGCCAAGGCGATCCGCTCGGATCACCGCCACTCTGACCGAGTTCGTCAGCGCTTCTTGCGCGAAGCCCGGGTGCAGGGCGCGCTGCAACACCCAGGCATCGTGCCCGTGTTCGACATCGGAGTCTCCCCGACCGGGGACGCCTATTTCACCATGCGGCGGGTCAGCGGCCTGACCTTGGCGCAGGTGTTCGATCGCTTGCGCGACAGCGACCCCGAGATGAACGAACGCTTCTCACCTCGACGCTTGGTTGGCGCGCTGAGCCAGGTCTGTCAGATCCTGCACTATGCCCACTGCCACGGCGTCATTCACCGTGACCTGAAGCCAGCAAACATCATGCTGGGCGACTTTGGTGAGGTCTACGTCCTCGACTGGGGAATTGCCAAGGTCGGCGCCGAGCCAGACCTCTTGCCCGACGAGGACTCGAGTCCGCACAACACCTCGGGAGTGCGCGGGACTCGCTTGACACACGACGGCTCGGTGCTCGGCACTCCGGAGTACATGCCACCCGAGCAGAAGACGCGCGCCGAGGCGGTCGACGCCCGCGCGGACGTGTTCGCGCTCGGCGCCATGCTGTTCGAAGCGCTGACGCTCGAGGCGCTGCGGCAGGGGGGTGACGTGGCACAAGCCCTGGCGCAGGTCGACGAAGACCCGCGCGTGCGAGAGCGCCTCGAACGGGTCGAGGAGCTCGACCCCGAGGTCGTGGACATTTGTGTCGCCGCCATGGAGCTGGACCCGGAAAGCCGCCTGCCGGGGGCCGACGCCCTGTATCGCGCGCTGGAGGCGTACCTGGACGGCGCCCAAGACTACGAGCGGCGACGCACCGAAGCCGCTCGCCTGGTCACCAAGGCTCGGACCGCGCTCGATGCGGTCGCGGACAAACCCGGGGAGCGAGACCAGGCTCGCGCCGCAGCGCTTGCCGATCTGGGTCGCGCCCTGACGCTAGACCCGGAGTGCGCGCCGGCGCTCGAGGTGGCGATGGACATCGTCCTGGCCGAGCCGGAGACGCTGCCCAGCGGCGCACGCGAGGAGCTCGACCGGGCGCTTCGAACGCAGGCTCACGGCACGGCTCGAGCTGCAGCGGGACTCGGGGCAATCTGGATCGCGCTGGTTGGATTGGCGACCCTGATGGGTGTGCGCGACTGGATGCCATTCGCGCTGATCAGCGCCTGCATCGCGACGCTGATCGGTTACAACGCCAGCGTCGCGATAACCGGCAAACACCAGCGTTTCATGCGCGGTGTCGTGATCGTTGCGACGTTCACTGCGGTGGCGACTGCCGGCGCGTTCGCCGGTCCATTCGTGGTCGTACCCGGCGTGGCGATCTTGGCGGGCAGCGCTTTCATCTTCGTCTTGAGGGCGGACCGAGCACTGCGCTGGCTCGCCATCGTCAGCAGCGTGGCAGCAGTTGCCATCCCCCCACTGCTTCAGCTCGCCGGTTTGCTCCCCGCTTCGTATGCGTTCGAACGTGGGGTGCTCCGCATCTTGCCCAATGCAGTGGGGTTCCCACCGAACGCAACGCTGGCGCTGATCTGGCTCGCGACCACGGCGGCAGTCGTCTTCTCCGGCTTGGTCGTGAGCTACGCGGTGAAGCGGCTCACCATCACTCAAGACGCCGCGCTACTGCAGGCCTGGAGGCTGCGCCACCTCCTGCCACCCGCGGCCGCGCGCACACTGGCCAGTGCCGCCCGGCGTGTGTCGGTGCCCGAGTCTCGAACGACGCAGGCACCGAGTCAGCGCAAGCCCTGAAGCAATCGCCGCAGCTGGGGCGCCACCGGGCCGGGAGCGCAATGCCCGCGCGTCACGGGCAGCCGGAGGCCGTGCGCAGAAGCTCGATCTCGGCCAACAGGTCCGGGTCTTTCACCAAGGCCTCGATGGCGGCGCCGTTGATGGTCAGGCTCGAGATGTCCTTCGTCGCCTCGAGGAACAGCCATGCGCGTCCCCAGACCGTCAGCGTCGTGCCGCGCCGGCACGCGTCCTCGCTGATGCGTGTACGCGCCAGGGTACTGGGTCCGCGCCATCTTCAGCGCCATCAGCGCGAGGCCGCTGAGCGCGTAGTTTGCGCGACTCCGGCGTACGCAGACCAAACCAGAGCGCCGGCACGTTCATCGCCGGAGCGTCGCGCGCCCACAAAACTGCGCAAGTCAGCCCGGTGAGGCGAATGGGTCGCGTGTTTCGGAGCGACCTCGCGGTCTCCGCGATTTGTCAAAAAACCGCGGCAAACTTTGCGGGCGCGCCGCACACTCCGCCCTTGTTTTCGGCTGCCGCGAGTGGCAATCCGGAGCCATGCGAACGTCCATCATTCTTTGCTCAGGCCTGCTGTGCGCATCAATCGCCTTCCCGGCGGGGGCTCAGGAGGCTGGCGCCTCGGGATCGCTGTCCCTCTCGGGCGCCGAGGGAAGCTCGAGCTCGAGCGGCGGCGGCGACTTCATGAGTCAGTACACGCCCGAAGCGGGCTTGATCGAACTCGGCGGTTTCTTCGGTCTGATCTGGATGAACAAGGAGCACAACCTGCGCGACGTGGGCGACACTCACCGCGAGTTCAAGCGCCCGGCGCTCGAACTCGGGCTTCGCGCCGCGTACTTCCCGCTGAGCTTCTTGGGTGCAGAGGTCGAAGGCGCGCTCGGACCGGGTGCCTCCGCGGGTGACGAGAAGGCGACACTCTGGGCAGCCCGCGGGCACGTCATCGGCCAGCTCCCGGGATCTCGCATCACCCCGTTCGTGCTGGCCGGCTTGGGGCGCCTCGGCGCGTCCACCGACGTCATGGGCAGTGACGGCGATCCGGAAGGGCACGTTGGCATCGGTGCCAAGATGGCCGTGAGCAGCATGCTCGACGTGCGCCTCGACCTGCGCGACAACATGACGGGCAAGAACCCGGAAACGCGCAGCGCGCGCCACGAAATCGCTCACCACCCAGAGGTCTTGTTGGGCCTGACGCTGACGCTCGGGCGCACGGTGAAAGAGGCGCCCGTGGCGGCGCCGGGGGATCGCGACAAGGATGGCTTCCTCGACCCCGACGACAAGTGCCCCGACGTGAAGGGCATCGCACCCGATGGCTGTCCCGACAAGGACCCCGACAAGGACGGCATCCTCGATCCGGACGACCAGTGCCCCGACGTGAAGGGCGTCGCACCCGACGGCTGTCCCGACAAGGATCCGGACAAGGACGGCATCCTCGACCCGGACGACAAGTGCCCCGACGTGAAGGGCATCCCGCCCGATGGGTGTCCCGACAGGGATCCGGACAAGGACGGCATCCTCGACCCGGACGACAAGTGCCCCACCGAGCCCGAGACGAAGAACGGCTTCGAGGACGAGGACGGCTGTCCCGACAAACTCCCCGACGCGGTGCAGAAGTTCTCTGGCGTGATTCAGGGCATCGAGTTCGACGTGAACAAGGCCAAGATCCGCGAGAAGTCCTTCAAGCTACTGGACGAGGCGGTCAAGGTCCTGACCGACTACCCGAAGCTGAAGATCGAAATCAGCGGGCACACCGACACCGACGGAAAACACGACCACAACGTGGACCTGTCCAAGCGTCGCGCTGACTCCGTGAAGGAGTACTTCACGAAGAAGGGCATCACCGAGGACCGCATTCAGACTCGCGGCGCAGGACCCGACGAGCCGATTGCCGACAACAAGACCAAAGCCGGCAAGCAAAAGAACCGCCGCATCGAGTTCAAGCTCATCCAGTGAGCACCGCCCGCGCGCGGAGCGACCGTACCCATCCGGTACACTTGGCGATCGCTCCGCGCATCTCGTGCACGCGAGCTCGGCGCAGACGAATGATCTGCAGCTGAGGCCAGCGCCCTGGGAGGCGCGTATTTTCTGGTTCTCCAGAGAGGTCGCGGTTGGGGCCGCAATGCGCCGACTGGCCTGGCAGTTGCACTGCCAAGGCGGGGGTCTACGGAGTGGGAGTGCGCGAGGGGCAGACCGAACAAGAGCACACGGCGCCGGAGCTCGACGTCTCCGCCGACATCCCCGTCTCGGCCACCCGCGACAGCCAGCGTCTGATGGAGCTCGAAGCGCGAGTGCGCGAGCTCACCCAAGCCCTCAGCGCGCTCGACGGACGCGTGCTCGGGCTCGAGGAGGCCAAGGTCCCCGTCAGCCTGAGCGCCGCCGCAAACGCCGAAGCCGCGGCGTCGGAAATCGAGCCTGAGGACGAGCCTTCCGAGCTCTCCCAGCCTGCGCAGCCGGAGCTGCGCGCCGGCGAGCTCTTGCCCCAGATCGCCAGCATCGGTGGACGCACGCTGTTGATCCTCGGCGGTGGGTACCTGCTTCGGGATCTGACCGAGCGTGGCACGCTCGGGCACGCATTGGGGACCGTGGCCGGACTCGCGTACGCGACGATTTGGCTGGTTCTGTCTGACCAACGCGCCAGGAAAGGTCCGT includes these proteins:
- a CDS encoding OmpA family protein — its product is MRTSIILCSGLLCASIAFPAGAQEAGASGSLSLSGAEGSSSSSGGGDFMSQYTPEAGLIELGGFFGLIWMNKEHNLRDVGDTHREFKRPALELGLRAAYFPLSFLGAEVEGALGPGASAGDEKATLWAARGHVIGQLPGSRITPFVLAGLGRLGASTDVMGSDGDPEGHVGIGAKMAVSSMLDVRLDLRDNMTGKNPETRSARHEIAHHPEVLLGLTLTLGRTVKEAPVAAPGDRDKDGFLDPDDKCPDVKGIAPDGCPDKDPDKDGILDPDDQCPDVKGVAPDGCPDKDPDKDGILDPDDKCPDVKGIPPDGCPDRDPDKDGILDPDDKCPTEPETKNGFEDEDGCPDKLPDAVQKFSGVIQGIEFDVNKAKIREKSFKLLDEAVKVLTDYPKLKIEISGHTDTDGKHDHNVDLSKRRADSVKEYFTKKGITEDRIQTRGAGPDEPIADNKTKAGKQKNRRIEFKLIQ